A single region of the Phalacrocorax aristotelis chromosome 17, bGulAri2.1, whole genome shotgun sequence genome encodes:
- the TRIM32 gene encoding E3 ubiquitin-protein ligase TRIM32 isoform X4 produces the protein MQLQRIGAPWDRCDYKTLHWLKLPWKAMAAAPHLNSDALREVLECPICMESFTEEHLRPKLLHCGHTICKQCLEKLLANSINGIRCPFCSKITRITSLAQLTDNLTVLKIIDTAGLGEVVGLLMCKVCGRRLPRHFCKSCGLVLCEPCKETSHTPQGHRVIAIKEAAEERRREFGTRLARLRELMGDLQKRKASLEGVSRDLQARYKAVLQDYSKEERKIQEELARSRKFFTTSLSDVEKVNNQVMEEQAYLLNLAEVQIMSRCDYFLAKIKQGDIALLEEAADEEEPELTNSLPRELTLQEVELLKVSHVGPLQIGQVVKKPRTVNMEESLMETAACSSASFREPDVGQEEASCTPNSSPAKPRMPEAATSIQQCHFIKKMGSKGSLPGMFNLPVSLHVTLQGEVLVADRGNFRIQVFTRKGFLKEIRRSPSGIDSFVLSFLGADLPNLTPLSVTMNCHGLIGVTDSYDNSVKVYTMDGHCVACHRSQLSKPWGIAALPSGQFVVTDVEGGKLWCFTVDRGMGVVKYSCLCSAVRPKFVTCDAEGTIYFTQGLGLNLENRQYEHHLEGGFSIGSVSPDGQLGRQISHFFSENEDFRCIAGMCVDARGDLIVADSSRKEILHFPKGGGYNILIREGLTCPVGIAITPKGQLLVLDCWDHCIKIYSYHLRRYSTP, from the exons ATGCAATTGCAAAG GATCGGAGCACCTTGGGATAGATGCGATTACAAGACCTTGCATTGGCTAAAGCTGCCTTGGAAAGCCATGGCTGCAGCCCCTCATCTCAACTCGGATGCACTCCGAGAGGTCCTGGAGTGCCCCATTTGCATGGAGTCCTTCACCGAGGAGCACCTGAGACCCAAGCTCTTACACTGCGGGCACACCATCTGCAAACAGTGCTTGGAGAAACTCCTAGCAAACAGCATTAATGGGATACGGTGCCCCTTTTGCAGCAAAATCACGCGGATCACAAGCTTAGCTCAGCTGACTGACAATCTTACTGTGCTCAAGATCATAGACACCGCCGGACTGGGGGAAGTGGTGGGTCTTCTCATGTGCAAAGTCTGTGGGAGAAGGTTGCCAAGACACTTCTGCAAGAGCTGTGGCTTGGTTTTATGTGAGCCGTGCAAGGAGACATCACACACGCCCCAAGGACATAGAGTCATTGCTATCAAAGAGGCTGCTGAAGAGCGTAGGAGGGAATTTGGGACGAGGCTTGCCAGACTTCGTGAGCTCATGGGTgatctgcagaaaagaaaagcatcccTGGAGGGTGTTTCGAGAGACCTGCAAGCTAGATACAAAGCAGTTCTACAAGATTACAGCAAAGAAGAGCGCAAGAtccaggaggagctggccagATCACGCAAGTTCTTCACCACCTCTTTGTCTGATGTGGAGAAGGTAAATAATCAGGTAATGGAGGAGCAAGCTTATCTGCTGAACTTAGCAGAAGTACAGATAATGTCTCGCTGTGACTATTTCCTTGCCAAAATAAAGCAGGGAGATATAGCTCTCTTGGAGGAAGCAGCAGATGAGGAAGAACCGGAACTGACCAACAGTCTCCCAAGGGAGCTGACTCTTCAAGAGGTTGAACTCCTTAAGGTGAGCCATGTGGGACCGCTGCAGATCGGGCAGGTGGTGAAGAAACCCCGGACCGTTAACATGGAGGAATCGCTCATGGAAACTGCAGCATGCTCATCAGCATCATTTAGGGAGCCTGACGTGGGGCAGGAAGAGGCCAGCTGCACACCAAATTCCTCACCGGCCAAGCCAAGGATGCCTGAAGCAGCCACGAGCATCCAGCAGTGTCACTTCATCAAGAAGATGGGCTCCAAGGGCAGCCTGCCAGGGATGTTTAACCTCCCTGTCAGCCTGCACGTCACCCTGCAAGGAGAGGTGCTTGTGGCAGACCGCGGCAACTTCCGAATCCAGGTTTTTACCCGCAAGGGCTTTCTGAAGGAGATCCGCCGGAGCCCCAGTGGAATTGATAGTTTTGTGCTGAGTTTCCTTGGAGCAGACTTGCCCAATTTGACTCCCCTTTCTGTCACCATGAACTGCCATGGCCTGATAGGTGTGACTGACAGCTACGATAACTCTGTCAAGGTCTACACCATGGATGGCCATTGCGTGGCATGTCACCGGAGCCAGCTAAGCAAGCCCTGGGGCATCGCCGCCCTGCCTTCTGGGCAGTTTGTAGTGACTGATGTGGAAGGAGGGAAGCTCTGGTGTTTCACGGTGGATCGCGGCATGGGGGTAGTGAAGTACAGTTGCTTATGTAGCGCAGTGCGCCCAAAGTTTGTCACCTGCGATGCTGAAGGGACCATATACTTTACACAAGGGCTGGGGCTTAACCTGGAAAACCGGCAGTACGAACACCATTTAGAAGGAGGCTTTTCAATTGGCTCCGTCAGCCCAGATGGGCAGCTGGGACGCCAGATTAGCCACTTCTTCTCTGAGAATGAGGATTTCAGATGCATTGCTGGCATGTGTGTCGATgccaggggagaccttattgttgCTGACAGCAGCCGTAAAGAAATCCTGCATTTTCCTAAAGGAGGTGGCTATAATATCTTAATCCGGGAAGGACTCACCTGTCCCGTCGGCATCGCCATCACTCCCAAAGgacagctgctggtgctggacTGTTGGGATCATTGCATCAAGATCTACAGTTACCATCTGAGAAGGTATTCCACCCCTTAA
- the TRIM32 gene encoding E3 ubiquitin-protein ligase TRIM32 isoform X1 produces MPGSGAARPGSGGQQESCWDQLPAVRDVRMEKPGLKLNGNQSGIKLNQNTRMRIGAPWDRCDYKTLHWLKLPWKAMAAAPHLNSDALREVLECPICMESFTEEHLRPKLLHCGHTICKQCLEKLLANSINGIRCPFCSKITRITSLAQLTDNLTVLKIIDTAGLGEVVGLLMCKVCGRRLPRHFCKSCGLVLCEPCKETSHTPQGHRVIAIKEAAEERRREFGTRLARLRELMGDLQKRKASLEGVSRDLQARYKAVLQDYSKEERKIQEELARSRKFFTTSLSDVEKVNNQVMEEQAYLLNLAEVQIMSRCDYFLAKIKQGDIALLEEAADEEEPELTNSLPRELTLQEVELLKVSHVGPLQIGQVVKKPRTVNMEESLMETAACSSASFREPDVGQEEASCTPNSSPAKPRMPEAATSIQQCHFIKKMGSKGSLPGMFNLPVSLHVTLQGEVLVADRGNFRIQVFTRKGFLKEIRRSPSGIDSFVLSFLGADLPNLTPLSVTMNCHGLIGVTDSYDNSVKVYTMDGHCVACHRSQLSKPWGIAALPSGQFVVTDVEGGKLWCFTVDRGMGVVKYSCLCSAVRPKFVTCDAEGTIYFTQGLGLNLENRQYEHHLEGGFSIGSVSPDGQLGRQISHFFSENEDFRCIAGMCVDARGDLIVADSSRKEILHFPKGGGYNILIREGLTCPVGIAITPKGQLLVLDCWDHCIKIYSYHLRRYSTP; encoded by the exons CAAGAGAGCTGCTGGGATCAGCTCCCTGCTGTGAGGGATGTGAGGATGGAGAAACCTGGATTGAAGCTGAACGGCAACCAGAGTGGTATAAAACTGAACCAGAATACAAGAATGAG GATCGGAGCACCTTGGGATAGATGCGATTACAAGACCTTGCATTGGCTAAAGCTGCCTTGGAAAGCCATGGCTGCAGCCCCTCATCTCAACTCGGATGCACTCCGAGAGGTCCTGGAGTGCCCCATTTGCATGGAGTCCTTCACCGAGGAGCACCTGAGACCCAAGCTCTTACACTGCGGGCACACCATCTGCAAACAGTGCTTGGAGAAACTCCTAGCAAACAGCATTAATGGGATACGGTGCCCCTTTTGCAGCAAAATCACGCGGATCACAAGCTTAGCTCAGCTGACTGACAATCTTACTGTGCTCAAGATCATAGACACCGCCGGACTGGGGGAAGTGGTGGGTCTTCTCATGTGCAAAGTCTGTGGGAGAAGGTTGCCAAGACACTTCTGCAAGAGCTGTGGCTTGGTTTTATGTGAGCCGTGCAAGGAGACATCACACACGCCCCAAGGACATAGAGTCATTGCTATCAAAGAGGCTGCTGAAGAGCGTAGGAGGGAATTTGGGACGAGGCTTGCCAGACTTCGTGAGCTCATGGGTgatctgcagaaaagaaaagcatcccTGGAGGGTGTTTCGAGAGACCTGCAAGCTAGATACAAAGCAGTTCTACAAGATTACAGCAAAGAAGAGCGCAAGAtccaggaggagctggccagATCACGCAAGTTCTTCACCACCTCTTTGTCTGATGTGGAGAAGGTAAATAATCAGGTAATGGAGGAGCAAGCTTATCTGCTGAACTTAGCAGAAGTACAGATAATGTCTCGCTGTGACTATTTCCTTGCCAAAATAAAGCAGGGAGATATAGCTCTCTTGGAGGAAGCAGCAGATGAGGAAGAACCGGAACTGACCAACAGTCTCCCAAGGGAGCTGACTCTTCAAGAGGTTGAACTCCTTAAGGTGAGCCATGTGGGACCGCTGCAGATCGGGCAGGTGGTGAAGAAACCCCGGACCGTTAACATGGAGGAATCGCTCATGGAAACTGCAGCATGCTCATCAGCATCATTTAGGGAGCCTGACGTGGGGCAGGAAGAGGCCAGCTGCACACCAAATTCCTCACCGGCCAAGCCAAGGATGCCTGAAGCAGCCACGAGCATCCAGCAGTGTCACTTCATCAAGAAGATGGGCTCCAAGGGCAGCCTGCCAGGGATGTTTAACCTCCCTGTCAGCCTGCACGTCACCCTGCAAGGAGAGGTGCTTGTGGCAGACCGCGGCAACTTCCGAATCCAGGTTTTTACCCGCAAGGGCTTTCTGAAGGAGATCCGCCGGAGCCCCAGTGGAATTGATAGTTTTGTGCTGAGTTTCCTTGGAGCAGACTTGCCCAATTTGACTCCCCTTTCTGTCACCATGAACTGCCATGGCCTGATAGGTGTGACTGACAGCTACGATAACTCTGTCAAGGTCTACACCATGGATGGCCATTGCGTGGCATGTCACCGGAGCCAGCTAAGCAAGCCCTGGGGCATCGCCGCCCTGCCTTCTGGGCAGTTTGTAGTGACTGATGTGGAAGGAGGGAAGCTCTGGTGTTTCACGGTGGATCGCGGCATGGGGGTAGTGAAGTACAGTTGCTTATGTAGCGCAGTGCGCCCAAAGTTTGTCACCTGCGATGCTGAAGGGACCATATACTTTACACAAGGGCTGGGGCTTAACCTGGAAAACCGGCAGTACGAACACCATTTAGAAGGAGGCTTTTCAATTGGCTCCGTCAGCCCAGATGGGCAGCTGGGACGCCAGATTAGCCACTTCTTCTCTGAGAATGAGGATTTCAGATGCATTGCTGGCATGTGTGTCGATgccaggggagaccttattgttgCTGACAGCAGCCGTAAAGAAATCCTGCATTTTCCTAAAGGAGGTGGCTATAATATCTTAATCCGGGAAGGACTCACCTGTCCCGTCGGCATCGCCATCACTCCCAAAGgacagctgctggtgctggacTGTTGGGATCATTGCATCAAGATCTACAGTTACCATCTGAGAAGGTATTCCACCCCTTAA
- the TRIM32 gene encoding E3 ubiquitin-protein ligase TRIM32 isoform X5, whose amino-acid sequence MIGAPWDRCDYKTLHWLKLPWKAMAAAPHLNSDALREVLECPICMESFTEEHLRPKLLHCGHTICKQCLEKLLANSINGIRCPFCSKITRITSLAQLTDNLTVLKIIDTAGLGEVVGLLMCKVCGRRLPRHFCKSCGLVLCEPCKETSHTPQGHRVIAIKEAAEERRREFGTRLARLRELMGDLQKRKASLEGVSRDLQARYKAVLQDYSKEERKIQEELARSRKFFTTSLSDVEKVNNQVMEEQAYLLNLAEVQIMSRCDYFLAKIKQGDIALLEEAADEEEPELTNSLPRELTLQEVELLKVSHVGPLQIGQVVKKPRTVNMEESLMETAACSSASFREPDVGQEEASCTPNSSPAKPRMPEAATSIQQCHFIKKMGSKGSLPGMFNLPVSLHVTLQGEVLVADRGNFRIQVFTRKGFLKEIRRSPSGIDSFVLSFLGADLPNLTPLSVTMNCHGLIGVTDSYDNSVKVYTMDGHCVACHRSQLSKPWGIAALPSGQFVVTDVEGGKLWCFTVDRGMGVVKYSCLCSAVRPKFVTCDAEGTIYFTQGLGLNLENRQYEHHLEGGFSIGSVSPDGQLGRQISHFFSENEDFRCIAGMCVDARGDLIVADSSRKEILHFPKGGGYNILIREGLTCPVGIAITPKGQLLVLDCWDHCIKIYSYHLRRYSTP is encoded by the exons AT GATCGGAGCACCTTGGGATAGATGCGATTACAAGACCTTGCATTGGCTAAAGCTGCCTTGGAAAGCCATGGCTGCAGCCCCTCATCTCAACTCGGATGCACTCCGAGAGGTCCTGGAGTGCCCCATTTGCATGGAGTCCTTCACCGAGGAGCACCTGAGACCCAAGCTCTTACACTGCGGGCACACCATCTGCAAACAGTGCTTGGAGAAACTCCTAGCAAACAGCATTAATGGGATACGGTGCCCCTTTTGCAGCAAAATCACGCGGATCACAAGCTTAGCTCAGCTGACTGACAATCTTACTGTGCTCAAGATCATAGACACCGCCGGACTGGGGGAAGTGGTGGGTCTTCTCATGTGCAAAGTCTGTGGGAGAAGGTTGCCAAGACACTTCTGCAAGAGCTGTGGCTTGGTTTTATGTGAGCCGTGCAAGGAGACATCACACACGCCCCAAGGACATAGAGTCATTGCTATCAAAGAGGCTGCTGAAGAGCGTAGGAGGGAATTTGGGACGAGGCTTGCCAGACTTCGTGAGCTCATGGGTgatctgcagaaaagaaaagcatcccTGGAGGGTGTTTCGAGAGACCTGCAAGCTAGATACAAAGCAGTTCTACAAGATTACAGCAAAGAAGAGCGCAAGAtccaggaggagctggccagATCACGCAAGTTCTTCACCACCTCTTTGTCTGATGTGGAGAAGGTAAATAATCAGGTAATGGAGGAGCAAGCTTATCTGCTGAACTTAGCAGAAGTACAGATAATGTCTCGCTGTGACTATTTCCTTGCCAAAATAAAGCAGGGAGATATAGCTCTCTTGGAGGAAGCAGCAGATGAGGAAGAACCGGAACTGACCAACAGTCTCCCAAGGGAGCTGACTCTTCAAGAGGTTGAACTCCTTAAGGTGAGCCATGTGGGACCGCTGCAGATCGGGCAGGTGGTGAAGAAACCCCGGACCGTTAACATGGAGGAATCGCTCATGGAAACTGCAGCATGCTCATCAGCATCATTTAGGGAGCCTGACGTGGGGCAGGAAGAGGCCAGCTGCACACCAAATTCCTCACCGGCCAAGCCAAGGATGCCTGAAGCAGCCACGAGCATCCAGCAGTGTCACTTCATCAAGAAGATGGGCTCCAAGGGCAGCCTGCCAGGGATGTTTAACCTCCCTGTCAGCCTGCACGTCACCCTGCAAGGAGAGGTGCTTGTGGCAGACCGCGGCAACTTCCGAATCCAGGTTTTTACCCGCAAGGGCTTTCTGAAGGAGATCCGCCGGAGCCCCAGTGGAATTGATAGTTTTGTGCTGAGTTTCCTTGGAGCAGACTTGCCCAATTTGACTCCCCTTTCTGTCACCATGAACTGCCATGGCCTGATAGGTGTGACTGACAGCTACGATAACTCTGTCAAGGTCTACACCATGGATGGCCATTGCGTGGCATGTCACCGGAGCCAGCTAAGCAAGCCCTGGGGCATCGCCGCCCTGCCTTCTGGGCAGTTTGTAGTGACTGATGTGGAAGGAGGGAAGCTCTGGTGTTTCACGGTGGATCGCGGCATGGGGGTAGTGAAGTACAGTTGCTTATGTAGCGCAGTGCGCCCAAAGTTTGTCACCTGCGATGCTGAAGGGACCATATACTTTACACAAGGGCTGGGGCTTAACCTGGAAAACCGGCAGTACGAACACCATTTAGAAGGAGGCTTTTCAATTGGCTCCGTCAGCCCAGATGGGCAGCTGGGACGCCAGATTAGCCACTTCTTCTCTGAGAATGAGGATTTCAGATGCATTGCTGGCATGTGTGTCGATgccaggggagaccttattgttgCTGACAGCAGCCGTAAAGAAATCCTGCATTTTCCTAAAGGAGGTGGCTATAATATCTTAATCCGGGAAGGACTCACCTGTCCCGTCGGCATCGCCATCACTCCCAAAGgacagctgctggtgctggacTGTTGGGATCATTGCATCAAGATCTACAGTTACCATCTGAGAAGGTATTCCACCCCTTAA
- the TRIM32 gene encoding E3 ubiquitin-protein ligase TRIM32 isoform X2, with translation MLSGPRAGAVRRRGACRGAARPGPAAAGRIGAPWDRCDYKTLHWLKLPWKAMAAAPHLNSDALREVLECPICMESFTEEHLRPKLLHCGHTICKQCLEKLLANSINGIRCPFCSKITRITSLAQLTDNLTVLKIIDTAGLGEVVGLLMCKVCGRRLPRHFCKSCGLVLCEPCKETSHTPQGHRVIAIKEAAEERRREFGTRLARLRELMGDLQKRKASLEGVSRDLQARYKAVLQDYSKEERKIQEELARSRKFFTTSLSDVEKVNNQVMEEQAYLLNLAEVQIMSRCDYFLAKIKQGDIALLEEAADEEEPELTNSLPRELTLQEVELLKVSHVGPLQIGQVVKKPRTVNMEESLMETAACSSASFREPDVGQEEASCTPNSSPAKPRMPEAATSIQQCHFIKKMGSKGSLPGMFNLPVSLHVTLQGEVLVADRGNFRIQVFTRKGFLKEIRRSPSGIDSFVLSFLGADLPNLTPLSVTMNCHGLIGVTDSYDNSVKVYTMDGHCVACHRSQLSKPWGIAALPSGQFVVTDVEGGKLWCFTVDRGMGVVKYSCLCSAVRPKFVTCDAEGTIYFTQGLGLNLENRQYEHHLEGGFSIGSVSPDGQLGRQISHFFSENEDFRCIAGMCVDARGDLIVADSSRKEILHFPKGGGYNILIREGLTCPVGIAITPKGQLLVLDCWDHCIKIYSYHLRRYSTP, from the coding sequence GATCGGAGCACCTTGGGATAGATGCGATTACAAGACCTTGCATTGGCTAAAGCTGCCTTGGAAAGCCATGGCTGCAGCCCCTCATCTCAACTCGGATGCACTCCGAGAGGTCCTGGAGTGCCCCATTTGCATGGAGTCCTTCACCGAGGAGCACCTGAGACCCAAGCTCTTACACTGCGGGCACACCATCTGCAAACAGTGCTTGGAGAAACTCCTAGCAAACAGCATTAATGGGATACGGTGCCCCTTTTGCAGCAAAATCACGCGGATCACAAGCTTAGCTCAGCTGACTGACAATCTTACTGTGCTCAAGATCATAGACACCGCCGGACTGGGGGAAGTGGTGGGTCTTCTCATGTGCAAAGTCTGTGGGAGAAGGTTGCCAAGACACTTCTGCAAGAGCTGTGGCTTGGTTTTATGTGAGCCGTGCAAGGAGACATCACACACGCCCCAAGGACATAGAGTCATTGCTATCAAAGAGGCTGCTGAAGAGCGTAGGAGGGAATTTGGGACGAGGCTTGCCAGACTTCGTGAGCTCATGGGTgatctgcagaaaagaaaagcatcccTGGAGGGTGTTTCGAGAGACCTGCAAGCTAGATACAAAGCAGTTCTACAAGATTACAGCAAAGAAGAGCGCAAGAtccaggaggagctggccagATCACGCAAGTTCTTCACCACCTCTTTGTCTGATGTGGAGAAGGTAAATAATCAGGTAATGGAGGAGCAAGCTTATCTGCTGAACTTAGCAGAAGTACAGATAATGTCTCGCTGTGACTATTTCCTTGCCAAAATAAAGCAGGGAGATATAGCTCTCTTGGAGGAAGCAGCAGATGAGGAAGAACCGGAACTGACCAACAGTCTCCCAAGGGAGCTGACTCTTCAAGAGGTTGAACTCCTTAAGGTGAGCCATGTGGGACCGCTGCAGATCGGGCAGGTGGTGAAGAAACCCCGGACCGTTAACATGGAGGAATCGCTCATGGAAACTGCAGCATGCTCATCAGCATCATTTAGGGAGCCTGACGTGGGGCAGGAAGAGGCCAGCTGCACACCAAATTCCTCACCGGCCAAGCCAAGGATGCCTGAAGCAGCCACGAGCATCCAGCAGTGTCACTTCATCAAGAAGATGGGCTCCAAGGGCAGCCTGCCAGGGATGTTTAACCTCCCTGTCAGCCTGCACGTCACCCTGCAAGGAGAGGTGCTTGTGGCAGACCGCGGCAACTTCCGAATCCAGGTTTTTACCCGCAAGGGCTTTCTGAAGGAGATCCGCCGGAGCCCCAGTGGAATTGATAGTTTTGTGCTGAGTTTCCTTGGAGCAGACTTGCCCAATTTGACTCCCCTTTCTGTCACCATGAACTGCCATGGCCTGATAGGTGTGACTGACAGCTACGATAACTCTGTCAAGGTCTACACCATGGATGGCCATTGCGTGGCATGTCACCGGAGCCAGCTAAGCAAGCCCTGGGGCATCGCCGCCCTGCCTTCTGGGCAGTTTGTAGTGACTGATGTGGAAGGAGGGAAGCTCTGGTGTTTCACGGTGGATCGCGGCATGGGGGTAGTGAAGTACAGTTGCTTATGTAGCGCAGTGCGCCCAAAGTTTGTCACCTGCGATGCTGAAGGGACCATATACTTTACACAAGGGCTGGGGCTTAACCTGGAAAACCGGCAGTACGAACACCATTTAGAAGGAGGCTTTTCAATTGGCTCCGTCAGCCCAGATGGGCAGCTGGGACGCCAGATTAGCCACTTCTTCTCTGAGAATGAGGATTTCAGATGCATTGCTGGCATGTGTGTCGATgccaggggagaccttattgttgCTGACAGCAGCCGTAAAGAAATCCTGCATTTTCCTAAAGGAGGTGGCTATAATATCTTAATCCGGGAAGGACTCACCTGTCCCGTCGGCATCGCCATCACTCCCAAAGgacagctgctggtgctggacTGTTGGGATCATTGCATCAAGATCTACAGTTACCATCTGAGAAGGTATTCCACCCCTTAA
- the TRIM32 gene encoding E3 ubiquitin-protein ligase TRIM32 isoform X3 yields MPLNPFLKCGRQRTVNCSWIGAPWDRCDYKTLHWLKLPWKAMAAAPHLNSDALREVLECPICMESFTEEHLRPKLLHCGHTICKQCLEKLLANSINGIRCPFCSKITRITSLAQLTDNLTVLKIIDTAGLGEVVGLLMCKVCGRRLPRHFCKSCGLVLCEPCKETSHTPQGHRVIAIKEAAEERRREFGTRLARLRELMGDLQKRKASLEGVSRDLQARYKAVLQDYSKEERKIQEELARSRKFFTTSLSDVEKVNNQVMEEQAYLLNLAEVQIMSRCDYFLAKIKQGDIALLEEAADEEEPELTNSLPRELTLQEVELLKVSHVGPLQIGQVVKKPRTVNMEESLMETAACSSASFREPDVGQEEASCTPNSSPAKPRMPEAATSIQQCHFIKKMGSKGSLPGMFNLPVSLHVTLQGEVLVADRGNFRIQVFTRKGFLKEIRRSPSGIDSFVLSFLGADLPNLTPLSVTMNCHGLIGVTDSYDNSVKVYTMDGHCVACHRSQLSKPWGIAALPSGQFVVTDVEGGKLWCFTVDRGMGVVKYSCLCSAVRPKFVTCDAEGTIYFTQGLGLNLENRQYEHHLEGGFSIGSVSPDGQLGRQISHFFSENEDFRCIAGMCVDARGDLIVADSSRKEILHFPKGGGYNILIREGLTCPVGIAITPKGQLLVLDCWDHCIKIYSYHLRRYSTP; encoded by the coding sequence GATCGGAGCACCTTGGGATAGATGCGATTACAAGACCTTGCATTGGCTAAAGCTGCCTTGGAAAGCCATGGCTGCAGCCCCTCATCTCAACTCGGATGCACTCCGAGAGGTCCTGGAGTGCCCCATTTGCATGGAGTCCTTCACCGAGGAGCACCTGAGACCCAAGCTCTTACACTGCGGGCACACCATCTGCAAACAGTGCTTGGAGAAACTCCTAGCAAACAGCATTAATGGGATACGGTGCCCCTTTTGCAGCAAAATCACGCGGATCACAAGCTTAGCTCAGCTGACTGACAATCTTACTGTGCTCAAGATCATAGACACCGCCGGACTGGGGGAAGTGGTGGGTCTTCTCATGTGCAAAGTCTGTGGGAGAAGGTTGCCAAGACACTTCTGCAAGAGCTGTGGCTTGGTTTTATGTGAGCCGTGCAAGGAGACATCACACACGCCCCAAGGACATAGAGTCATTGCTATCAAAGAGGCTGCTGAAGAGCGTAGGAGGGAATTTGGGACGAGGCTTGCCAGACTTCGTGAGCTCATGGGTgatctgcagaaaagaaaagcatcccTGGAGGGTGTTTCGAGAGACCTGCAAGCTAGATACAAAGCAGTTCTACAAGATTACAGCAAAGAAGAGCGCAAGAtccaggaggagctggccagATCACGCAAGTTCTTCACCACCTCTTTGTCTGATGTGGAGAAGGTAAATAATCAGGTAATGGAGGAGCAAGCTTATCTGCTGAACTTAGCAGAAGTACAGATAATGTCTCGCTGTGACTATTTCCTTGCCAAAATAAAGCAGGGAGATATAGCTCTCTTGGAGGAAGCAGCAGATGAGGAAGAACCGGAACTGACCAACAGTCTCCCAAGGGAGCTGACTCTTCAAGAGGTTGAACTCCTTAAGGTGAGCCATGTGGGACCGCTGCAGATCGGGCAGGTGGTGAAGAAACCCCGGACCGTTAACATGGAGGAATCGCTCATGGAAACTGCAGCATGCTCATCAGCATCATTTAGGGAGCCTGACGTGGGGCAGGAAGAGGCCAGCTGCACACCAAATTCCTCACCGGCCAAGCCAAGGATGCCTGAAGCAGCCACGAGCATCCAGCAGTGTCACTTCATCAAGAAGATGGGCTCCAAGGGCAGCCTGCCAGGGATGTTTAACCTCCCTGTCAGCCTGCACGTCACCCTGCAAGGAGAGGTGCTTGTGGCAGACCGCGGCAACTTCCGAATCCAGGTTTTTACCCGCAAGGGCTTTCTGAAGGAGATCCGCCGGAGCCCCAGTGGAATTGATAGTTTTGTGCTGAGTTTCCTTGGAGCAGACTTGCCCAATTTGACTCCCCTTTCTGTCACCATGAACTGCCATGGCCTGATAGGTGTGACTGACAGCTACGATAACTCTGTCAAGGTCTACACCATGGATGGCCATTGCGTGGCATGTCACCGGAGCCAGCTAAGCAAGCCCTGGGGCATCGCCGCCCTGCCTTCTGGGCAGTTTGTAGTGACTGATGTGGAAGGAGGGAAGCTCTGGTGTTTCACGGTGGATCGCGGCATGGGGGTAGTGAAGTACAGTTGCTTATGTAGCGCAGTGCGCCCAAAGTTTGTCACCTGCGATGCTGAAGGGACCATATACTTTACACAAGGGCTGGGGCTTAACCTGGAAAACCGGCAGTACGAACACCATTTAGAAGGAGGCTTTTCAATTGGCTCCGTCAGCCCAGATGGGCAGCTGGGACGCCAGATTAGCCACTTCTTCTCTGAGAATGAGGATTTCAGATGCATTGCTGGCATGTGTGTCGATgccaggggagaccttattgttgCTGACAGCAGCCGTAAAGAAATCCTGCATTTTCCTAAAGGAGGTGGCTATAATATCTTAATCCGGGAAGGACTCACCTGTCCCGTCGGCATCGCCATCACTCCCAAAGgacagctgctggtgctggacTGTTGGGATCATTGCATCAAGATCTACAGTTACCATCTGAGAAGGTATTCCACCCCTTAA